The Metabacillus sediminilitoris genome window below encodes:
- a CDS encoding phosphosulfolactate synthase encodes MKYLQNNCHPQLSDPSGERDSKSKDLGLTMLIDKGIGLSFFEELLQLSGQYTDYIKLGFGTTVLYPYDLLKKKIELAKNANVILYPGGTLYEIAAHQGVLKEYFDYIQKLGFDHIEISDGTIDLPYRIRRKTIKEALERGFTVITECGKKAAGSHFEVKDLERTLYSDLECGASYVIVEGRESGENVGIFNAKGLIDKEFLLDIETKIPNDIRKFLIWEAPQKKQQIELIQFWGRNVNIGNVQCEDSYNLECLRRGLRFDTFPLNRSQAIMQID; translated from the coding sequence GTGAAATATCTGCAAAATAACTGTCATCCGCAACTTAGTGATCCATCTGGAGAAAGGGACTCTAAGTCAAAAGATTTAGGTTTAACCATGTTAATTGATAAAGGAATTGGTTTATCTTTTTTTGAGGAGTTATTACAGCTATCAGGACAATATACTGACTATATTAAGCTTGGTTTTGGTACAACTGTGCTGTATCCATATGATCTTTTGAAAAAAAAGATCGAATTAGCCAAAAATGCGAATGTCATTTTATATCCAGGTGGAACATTATACGAAATCGCTGCACATCAAGGGGTTTTAAAAGAGTATTTCGATTATATACAGAAATTAGGGTTTGACCATATTGAAATTTCTGATGGTACAATCGACTTACCTTATCGAATTCGACGAAAGACGATTAAGGAAGCTCTTGAAAGGGGATTTACGGTAATAACTGAATGCGGAAAAAAAGCTGCTGGCAGTCATTTTGAAGTGAAAGATTTAGAACGTACTCTTTATTCTGATCTTGAATGTGGTGCTTCTTATGTCATAGTTGAAGGCAGGGAATCAGGGGAAAATGTAGGCATATTTAATGCTAAAGGTCTTATTGATAAAGAATTCCTCCTCGATATTGAAACAAAGATTCCTAATGATATAAGAAAATTTCTCATATGGGAAGCACCACAAAAAAAACAACAAATTGAGTTAATTCAATTTTGGGGGAGAAACGTTAATATAGGAAATGTGCAATGCGAAGATTCCTATAATCTGGAATGTCTTAGAAGAGGACTTAGATTTGATACTTTTCCACTAAACAGATCTCAAGCTATTATGCAGATCGATTAA
- the trhO gene encoding oxygen-dependent tRNA uridine(34) hydroxylase TrhO produces METKEYRVLLYYHYVTIENPEEYTQQHLEFCKSLGLKGRVLIAHEGINGTVSGTVEQTEKYMAHMKADPRFKDMVFKIDEEEDHAFKKMHVRLRPELVTLRLEDDINPLEVTGKYYSPKEFYEAMQEENTVVIDARNDYEYELGHFKNAIKPDIKTFKELPEWIRENKEQFEGKKILTYCTGGVRCEKFSGWLKREGFEDVAQLHGGIVTYGKDPEVKGELWNGQCYVFDERIKVPVNRVNPVVVGKDYFSGEPCERYVNCANPECNKQILCSEENEHKYLRACSDECREHPRNRYVAEHGLTEEQVKERLAVLA; encoded by the coding sequence ATGGAAACAAAAGAATATCGAGTATTATTATATTATCATTATGTAACAATCGAAAATCCAGAAGAATATACACAACAACATTTAGAGTTTTGTAAAAGTTTAGGATTAAAAGGCAGAGTGCTTATTGCTCATGAGGGAATTAATGGTACTGTATCTGGTACAGTTGAGCAAACAGAAAAATATATGGCACATATGAAAGCAGATCCTCGTTTTAAAGATATGGTATTTAAAATAGATGAAGAAGAAGATCATGCCTTCAAAAAAATGCATGTACGTCTTCGCCCAGAACTTGTTACTTTACGTTTAGAGGATGATATTAACCCTCTTGAGGTAACTGGTAAATATTACAGTCCAAAAGAATTCTATGAAGCAATGCAGGAAGAAAATACTGTTGTGATAGATGCAAGAAATGATTACGAGTATGAGTTAGGTCATTTCAAAAATGCAATTAAACCTGACATTAAAACTTTTAAAGAATTGCCAGAGTGGATTCGTGAAAACAAGGAACAATTTGAAGGTAAAAAAATCTTAACATATTGTACAGGTGGAGTACGCTGTGAAAAATTCTCAGGTTGGTTAAAAAGAGAAGGTTTCGAAGATGTAGCACAACTTCATGGTGGAATCGTCACATATGGTAAAGATCCTGAGGTAAAAGGTGAATTATGGAACGGCCAATGCTATGTTTTTGATGAGCGAATTAAAGTTCCTGTAAATCGTGTAAATCCAGTCGTTGTAGGTAAGGACTACTTCTCAGGAGAACCTTGTGAACGCTATGTAAATTGTGCAAATCCTGAGTGTAATAAGCAAATTCTATGTTCTGAAGAAAATGAGCATAAATATTTGAGAGCTTGTAGTGATGAATGCAGAGAACATCCAAGAAATCGCTATGTTGCTGAGCATGGATTAACAGAGGAACAAGTAAAAGAAAGACTTGCAGTACTTGCTTAA
- a CDS encoding nitroreductase family protein, whose protein sequence is MDVLTAISTRRSIGVVKPDPVPTELINKILEAGTWAPSHHRTEPWKFFVLTGDARKKLGNTLASILESTLEVPLSEEGKKRLEKEAAKPLRAPVIIAAAVEPTINDKVLINEEYAAVNAAIQNMLLAAHALGLGTVWRTGKVCYSPEIKQLFGLSDKGEMLGFIYLGYPNMKEIPGKRKHYSEVTKWFDRDEHFS, encoded by the coding sequence ATGGATGTTCTAACAGCGATATCGACGAGAAGAAGTATTGGTGTAGTAAAACCTGATCCTGTTCCGACCGAATTAATTAATAAAATACTTGAGGCTGGCACTTGGGCTCCTTCCCATCATCGCACAGAGCCATGGAAGTTTTTTGTTTTAACAGGTGATGCCCGAAAAAAACTTGGAAATACACTTGCTTCCATTTTAGAATCAACACTTGAAGTACCTCTAAGTGAAGAAGGGAAAAAACGATTAGAAAAAGAAGCGGCTAAACCTCTTAGGGCTCCAGTGATCATTGCTGCAGCTGTCGAACCTACTATTAATGACAAAGTATTAATAAATGAAGAATACGCTGCTGTCAATGCTGCGATTCAAAATATGCTGCTAGCCGCACATGCGCTAGGGTTAGGTACAGTTTGGAGAACAGGTAAAGTCTGTTATTCACCTGAAATTAAGCAATTATTCGGTTTATCAGACAAAGGTGAAATGTTAGGATTTATTTATTTAGGCTATCCTAATATGAAGGAAATCCCTGGAAAAAGAAAGCATTACTCAGAAGTAACGAAATGGTTTGATCGTGATGAACATTTCTCTTAA
- a CDS encoding FAD-dependent oxidoreductase, with amino-acid sequence MFDIIIIGAGPAGASAALFTAKAGKKTLMIDNDKGMTKRAWVENHYGVAEISGPELVETGIKQAQKFGSEIVTGTVVDIKNNETGIEVQTEENGSYSAKHVIVATGAVVALAEKVGLATIPGQEPRIKTVFEVDKNGKTNVEGIWAAGTCAGVSVHTIITAGDGARVAINIISELNGERYVDHDVLK; translated from the coding sequence ATGTTTGACATTATTATTATTGGAGCAGGACCTGCTGGTGCAAGTGCAGCCCTTTTCACAGCAAAAGCTGGAAAAAAAACATTAATGATTGATAACGACAAAGGGATGACAAAACGAGCTTGGGTGGAAAATCATTATGGAGTAGCAGAAATCTCTGGTCCAGAATTAGTTGAAACAGGTATCAAGCAAGCACAAAAATTTGGATCTGAAATCGTAACTGGTACTGTAGTGGATATTAAAAATAACGAAACTGGTATTGAAGTACAAACCGAGGAAAATGGTTCATACTCTGCTAAACATGTCATTGTTGCAACAGGGGCAGTAGTAGCTCTTGCTGAAAAAGTTGGATTAGCGACAATCCCAGGACAAGAACCTCGTATAAAAACAGTATTCGAAGTAGATAAGAATGGGAAAACGAATGTAGAAGGTATTTGGGCTGCTGGTACTTGTGCTGGAGTTAGTGTACATACGATTATTACAGCAGGCGATGGTGCCCGTGTTGCAATAAATATTATTAGTGAGCTTAACGGGGAAAGATATGTAGATCACGATGTACTAAAATAA
- a CDS encoding DoxX family protein, protein MNSKFAWSTVILRVVLGITFFIHGLVKFQGGIENTVGWFDSIGIPGFFAYVVASLELVGGLLLVVGFGTRIVAALFVLLMLGATFKAKLALGFLGNGQMAGYELDIALMAIALFLAVNGSNMLSLDQAVFKGQQNNNAKAA, encoded by the coding sequence ATGAATTCAAAATTTGCTTGGAGTACAGTCATTTTACGTGTAGTATTAGGGATTACATTTTTTATCCATGGGTTAGTAAAATTTCAAGGTGGTATTGAAAATACAGTAGGTTGGTTCGATAGCATTGGAATTCCAGGATTTTTTGCTTACGTTGTTGCATCACTTGAATTAGTTGGTGGCTTATTATTAGTTGTCGGTTTTGGAACTAGAATCGTAGCTGCTTTATTCGTATTGTTAATGCTTGGTGCAACTTTTAAGGCTAAATTAGCTCTTGGGTTTTTAGGAAATGGTCAAATGGCAGGCTATGAGCTAGATATCGCTTTAATGGCTATCGCCTTATTTCTTGCAGTTAATGGAAGTAACATGTTATCACTTGATCAAGCTGTATTTAAGGGTCAACAAAACAACAATGCAAAGGCTGCATAA
- a CDS encoding dioxygenase family protein yields MIPSFFIAHGAPLLAIENNDYTQFLKELGQTMPTPKAIVLFSAHWESHVQKVSQVDEYSTIYDFGGFPEALYQIQYLAKGSQELSREIEELFTNQGLHYEIDTSRGLDHGAWIVLRMLYPNADIPVVSMSVNPHLSPEEQYKIGKSLSMLRENDILIIGSGGTVHNLRAVKFHGDNGPVDKWAFEFDEWLAHQLKTWNIESLFNYDALAPNAQYAVPPYGKEHFAPLFYAMGAAADQKKATLRHRSYRYGNLSHSVWQFG; encoded by the coding sequence ATGATTCCATCTTTCTTTATTGCACACGGAGCACCACTATTAGCGATTGAAAATAATGACTATACGCAGTTTTTAAAAGAATTAGGTCAAACAATGCCAACTCCAAAAGCGATTGTCTTATTTTCAGCTCATTGGGAGTCTCATGTGCAAAAGGTTAGTCAAGTCGATGAATATAGTACGATTTATGATTTTGGGGGATTCCCTGAAGCGTTATATCAAATTCAATATCTTGCAAAAGGAAGTCAGGAGCTTTCCAGAGAAATAGAGGAATTGTTTACAAATCAAGGTTTACACTATGAAATCGATACTAGTCGTGGATTAGATCATGGCGCTTGGATTGTTCTTAGGATGCTTTATCCAAATGCTGATATTCCGGTCGTATCGATGTCTGTAAATCCGCATCTCTCACCAGAAGAACAATATAAAATTGGAAAGTCATTATCGATGTTAAGAGAAAATGATATTTTAATTATTGGCAGTGGGGGAACTGTTCATAACCTAAGAGCGGTCAAATTCCATGGAGACAATGGACCTGTTGATAAGTGGGCATTTGAATTTGATGAATGGTTAGCTCATCAGTTGAAAACCTGGAATATAGAGTCACTATTCAATTATGATGCTCTTGCACCAAATGCACAATATGCCGTTCCTCCATATGGAAAAGAGCACTTTGCCCCCCTTTTCTATGCAATGGGAGCAGCTGCTGATCAAAAAAAGGCAACATTACGACATCGCAGTTATCGTTACGGTAACTTAAGCCATAGTGTATGGCAATTTGGATAA
- a CDS encoding alpha/beta hydrolase: protein MVQSPMIYELRKPKEIDPEKSYPALFVLHGIGSNEQDMLSLVDGLEDTYYIFSIRGHLIQPPGFAYFTIQGFGKPHRDVFDVAVNKLLHFIDYACEAYPVDRNQVYLLGFSQGAILSMTLGLTLGDRIKGIVALSGYIPAFVKEEYKIKNVEQLSLFISHGELDQILPFEWGLANNELFNKLGANVTFKTYREGHTVAPNNLRDFRTWLETKAREEDL from the coding sequence ATGGTGCAATCACCTATGATCTACGAACTTCGCAAACCGAAAGAAATAGACCCTGAAAAATCATATCCTGCGTTATTCGTCTTACATGGAATAGGCAGTAATGAACAAGATATGCTTTCATTAGTTGATGGATTAGAAGACACATATTATATCTTTAGTATTCGAGGACATTTAATTCAGCCACCAGGATTTGCCTATTTTACAATTCAGGGATTTGGCAAACCGCACCGTGATGTTTTTGATGTAGCTGTAAATAAATTGCTTCATTTTATTGATTATGCATGTGAAGCATATCCAGTTGATCGAAACCAAGTATACTTACTAGGTTTCAGCCAAGGTGCCATTCTTTCAATGACACTTGGTTTAACGCTGGGCGATCGTATCAAGGGTATTGTTGCCCTAAGTGGTTATATCCCTGCTTTCGTCAAGGAAGAATACAAAATCAAGAATGTCGAGCAGTTATCTTTGTTTATTTCTCATGGTGAACTGGATCAAATTCTGCCTTTTGAGTGGGGATTAGCTAATAATGAGCTATTTAATAAGCTTGGAGCAAATGTCACGTTCAAAACGTATAGAGAAGGTCATACGGTAGCACCTAATAACCTTCGTGACTTTAGAACATGGTTAGAAACGAAAGCTAGAGAGGAGGATTTGTAA
- a CDS encoding helix-turn-helix domain-containing protein yields the protein MDIGAKIRAIRNRKKITIAQMCEETGLSKGFISNIENNNTSPSISTLQTIASFLDVPLPYLLLEKNQQMNVVRKNERGFSTFNNLKIEHLTSKGGLRMKIVEFPPGTSTGEPHAHEGEECHIVMEGKVLATQGEDSAIIEKGDSFSWNACVPHFVENIGEETAKVLIASYSDSELGDLL from the coding sequence TTGGATATCGGGGCAAAAATCCGTGCAATCAGAAATAGAAAAAAAATCACAATTGCACAAATGTGTGAGGAAACAGGTTTATCAAAAGGATTCATAAGCAATATCGAAAACAATAATACTTCCCCTTCTATTAGTACATTACAAACGATAGCTAGCTTTCTAGATGTACCTTTACCATACTTATTGTTAGAGAAGAATCAACAAATGAATGTCGTCCGCAAAAATGAACGTGGTTTCTCTACATTTAATAATTTAAAAATTGAGCATTTAACGTCAAAAGGCGGTTTAAGAATGAAGATCGTTGAATTTCCCCCTGGAACTTCAACTGGTGAACCACATGCCCATGAGGGAGAAGAGTGCCATATCGTTATGGAGGGGAAAGTTCTTGCCACACAAGGTGAGGACTCAGCAATCATTGAAAAAGGTGATTCATTCAGCTGGAATGCGTGTGTTCCACACTTTGTTGAAAATATTGGCGAGGAAACCGCGAAGGTGTTAATTGCTTCATATTCAGATAGTGAGCTTGGGGATCTACTTTGA
- a CDS encoding aminotransferase-like domain-containing protein has product MNYSFAELTKNYKSSAVREILSVIQQGNVISFAGGLPAEDLFPLDEVQTAYDKVFASGKGSLQYGLTEGFTPLREAIQAKMASKGIHTAIDNILTTTGSQQAIDLFSRIILSPGDVVLTENPTYLSALQVFRSYGAEIVSVDGDENGMEYENLETKIKKYNPKFIYVIPTFSNPDGKVWNIERRRQLLELCQKYHVLILEDDPYGDIQFNEGEVYPPIAALDYNQEHVLYTSTFSKSVVPALRTGWVTGPVPVMKMITQAKQMADLHSSSIDQQALYYLLRDFNLDGHIQRLRGEYYHRMTIMRDYLNKLEPGLFTWKEPKGGMFLWVKGQKHLNTASLLNEAVKKGVAFVPGAQFYVDNPEYHTFRLNFSHSTPDNIKLGMDRLVDVLLNPVMI; this is encoded by the coding sequence ATGAATTATTCATTTGCAGAATTAACAAAGAACTATAAATCATCTGCAGTAAGGGAAATTTTAAGTGTTATTCAGCAAGGTAATGTGATTTCCTTTGCAGGAGGATTACCTGCTGAAGATTTATTTCCTTTAGATGAAGTTCAAACAGCTTATGATAAAGTGTTTGCCTCAGGAAAAGGATCTCTACAATATGGTTTAACTGAAGGATTTACGCCACTTAGAGAGGCTATTCAAGCGAAAATGGCAAGTAAAGGAATTCATACAGCAATAGATAATATTCTAACAACTACAGGGTCTCAACAAGCAATCGATTTATTTTCAAGGATTATCCTCTCTCCAGGGGATGTTGTATTAACCGAAAATCCAACATATTTATCTGCATTGCAAGTATTCAGATCATATGGAGCAGAAATCGTTTCGGTCGATGGAGACGAAAATGGTATGGAATATGAGAATTTAGAAACGAAAATTAAAAAATATAATCCGAAATTTATTTACGTTATCCCTACTTTCTCTAATCCTGATGGGAAAGTTTGGAACATAGAACGTCGTCGTCAGCTGTTGGAGCTCTGTCAAAAATATCATGTTCTCATTCTTGAAGATGATCCTTATGGAGATATTCAATTTAATGAGGGGGAAGTTTATCCACCTATTGCAGCACTTGATTACAACCAAGAACATGTACTCTATACAAGTACGTTCTCGAAATCAGTTGTTCCAGCATTACGAACGGGTTGGGTAACAGGACCAGTACCTGTCATGAAAATGATCACGCAAGCAAAGCAAATGGCTGATTTGCATTCAAGTTCGATTGATCAGCAAGCACTCTATTATTTGTTACGTGATTTTAACCTTGATGGCCACATTCAACGTTTAAGAGGTGAATATTATCATCGAATGACGATTATGAGAGACTATTTGAATAAGTTAGAGCCAGGGTTATTTACTTGGAAAGAGCCAAAAGGCGGTATGTTTTTGTGGGTAAAAGGCCAAAAGCATTTAAATACAGCGTCCTTACTCAATGAAGCAGTGAAAAAAGGTGTTGCCTTTGTTCCTGGTGCGCAATTCTATGTTGATAATCCGGAATATCATACATTCCGCTTAAACTTTAGCCATTCTACACCGGACAATATTAAACTTGGTATGGATCGTTTAGTCGATGTCTTACTAAATCCCGTAATGATCTAA
- a CDS encoding helix-turn-helix domain-containing protein has translation MDKNFLSTQIGQRLRFYRQQRQLSLEDLAELTGVSKPMLGQIERGSSNPTVAILWKIAAGLQIPFASFLIGDPSIKILRKEEQPFLKEDNNLFETYNTFASPGIPLEIYRIRMLPGCKHISSPTGLGVLKSITVHSGELTIEIGEDNGNTLKKGDAISFSSDVCQVYLNLKEDICEFQMSIYYSSPHIQSGAGIINK, from the coding sequence ATGGATAAAAACTTCTTATCAACTCAGATTGGTCAACGTTTACGATTTTATCGACAACAGCGCCAGCTATCTTTAGAAGATCTTGCTGAACTAACCGGTGTTAGTAAACCAATGCTTGGTCAAATTGAACGTGGCTCATCTAATCCAACTGTTGCAATCCTTTGGAAAATTGCAGCAGGATTACAAATACCTTTTGCTTCTTTTCTAATAGGGGATCCCTCTATTAAGATTCTTAGAAAAGAGGAACAACCATTTTTAAAAGAAGATAATAATTTATTTGAAACGTATAATACGTTTGCTTCACCTGGTATACCTCTAGAAATTTATCGGATTCGTATGCTGCCGGGATGTAAACATATATCTTCTCCAACCGGATTAGGTGTATTAAAATCAATTACTGTTCATTCTGGAGAATTAACGATTGAAATTGGAGAAGATAATGGTAATACCTTAAAAAAAGGTGACGCAATCTCTTTCTCTTCTGATGTTTGTCAAGTCTATCTAAATCTAAAAGAGGATATATGTGAATTTCAAATGTCAATCTATTATTCCAGTCCACATATTCAATCCGGAGCAGGAATTATCAATAAATAA
- a CDS encoding BCCT family transporter, giving the protein MRQRVVYLKKSKERVSFNNSVFKISAIIVTLFALWGVISPGGLAKNASAVASYINHSFGWFYLASVAGFVAFCLFLAFSKYGSIKLGQEHEKPEFSFFAWISMLFAAGFGAGIVFWGVAEPLTHFANPPLSGIEPKSAEAARVAMNYSFFNWGFHQWSVFTIVGLALAYFQFRKKSKLLVSETLGEVSKKRISSKLKTSINILAVIATVTGVATSLGMGVLQINAGLNYVFSFPNNPWMQVGIVGVMFILYTLSAITGVDKGIKILSNTNMFLVIGFMLFFLFKGPTVFILESFVLAVGDYLHNFVQMSFYLTPYSGDKWVHDWTIFYWAWVITWSPFVGSFVARISRGRTIREFVIGVLIIPPVIAFMWMAIFGGTGLYMDLFQNTALSEAVSKDVATAIFVFLQQFPLYGILSLLMLVLIMIFLVTSADSTIYVLGIMTSDGNENPSNAVKAIWGVLIAAITAVLIISSGLEGLQSVALIAALPFTVIMILISISLFKSMYSEQKAEKQDHVNITTQRKAQ; this is encoded by the coding sequence ATGCGACAAAGGGTGGTTTATTTGAAGAAAAGCAAAGAACGAGTATCTTTTAATAATTCAGTTTTTAAAATATCGGCTATAATCGTTACACTTTTTGCACTGTGGGGAGTGATTTCCCCCGGGGGGTTAGCAAAAAATGCATCTGCAGTTGCAAGCTATATTAATCATTCTTTCGGTTGGTTTTATTTAGCTTCAGTTGCAGGGTTTGTTGCATTTTGTTTGTTTCTTGCTTTCAGTAAGTATGGAAGTATTAAACTTGGACAAGAACATGAAAAGCCGGAGTTTTCTTTCTTTGCTTGGATCAGTATGTTATTCGCTGCGGGATTTGGTGCAGGAATCGTATTTTGGGGTGTAGCTGAGCCACTTACTCATTTTGCCAATCCGCCACTTAGTGGAATTGAACCGAAATCAGCTGAAGCTGCTCGAGTAGCAATGAATTATTCTTTCTTTAACTGGGGATTTCATCAATGGTCAGTATTTACGATCGTAGGATTAGCACTGGCTTATTTTCAATTTCGTAAGAAAAGCAAATTGCTTGTAAGTGAAACTCTTGGTGAGGTTTCGAAGAAAAGGATTAGCAGTAAATTAAAGACATCAATAAACATACTAGCAGTCATTGCGACTGTTACAGGGGTTGCCACATCATTAGGGATGGGTGTCTTACAAATAAATGCTGGTCTGAATTATGTCTTTTCTTTTCCGAATAATCCATGGATGCAAGTAGGGATAGTTGGTGTAATGTTTATTCTTTATACCTTATCAGCAATTACAGGTGTCGATAAAGGAATAAAAATCTTAAGTAATACGAACATGTTTTTAGTCATTGGATTTATGCTGTTTTTCTTATTTAAAGGTCCAACAGTCTTTATCTTAGAAAGCTTTGTCCTAGCAGTTGGTGACTATCTTCATAATTTTGTTCAGATGAGTTTTTATTTAACTCCATACTCAGGTGATAAATGGGTGCATGATTGGACAATTTTTTATTGGGCATGGGTTATTACATGGTCTCCATTCGTTGGTTCATTTGTTGCCCGTATTTCCAGAGGGAGGACGATACGTGAATTTGTTATTGGCGTATTGATTATTCCACCTGTCATTGCTTTTATGTGGATGGCAATCTTCGGCGGTACAGGATTATATATGGATCTATTCCAAAATACAGCACTATCAGAGGCAGTCTCTAAAGACGTTGCTACTGCGATCTTTGTATTTCTGCAACAGTTTCCGCTTTATGGCATTTTATCATTGCTAATGCTTGTACTTATCATGATCTTTCTTGTTACATCAGCAGACTCAACGATATACGTCCTTGGAATAATGACATCTGATGGAAATGAAAATCCATCAAATGCTGTAAAGGCAATTTGGGGTGTATTAATAGCTGCTATTACTGCTGTATTAATTATTAGCAGCGGGTTAGAAGGATTGCAATCGGTTGCGTTAATTGCTGCACTTCCATTTACAGTTATCATGATTTTGATAAGTATCTCATTATTTAAATCCATGTACAGTGAACAAAAAGCGGAAAAACAAGATCATGTTAACATAACCACTCAGCGGAAAGCACAATAA
- a CDS encoding aldehyde dehydrogenase family protein — protein MTTQLSGQKMFLAGNWVNSDRMIEIRDPQDNSIIDTVPAASAEDMMKCIEEAKEGAKIAASMPVHERMRIVNTAANYIEQHAEKYARTISREGSKTIREATKEVARCIQTLRISAEEARRIHGETIPFDQMPGSEDRVGYYYRFPIGIIGAITPFNDPLNLVAHKVGPAIASGNAIIVKPATVTPLSALLLAEAFAQAGLPPKVLSVITGYGSEIGDTLVTHPAVRMISFTGGLDAGEEITRKAGLKKISMELGSNSPVIVLEDADLQEAVESSVSGAFWAAGQNCLGVQRIYIQESIFHEFQTRFVERTNQYCVGDKQSERTDMGPLINEKEAIRVEGLVNEAIGKGAVLLTGGERNGAFYSPTVLTNVPENCTVAKDEIFGPVVLLFSVSDLDTAIEKANDVDYGLQAGVFTNDVRKAYKAIAKMDVGGIMINDSSDYRIDAMPFGGTKKSGLGREGIKFAIEEMTEQKVVCFKLSI, from the coding sequence ATGACAACTCAACTTTCAGGTCAAAAGATGTTTCTAGCAGGTAATTGGGTGAACAGTGATCGAATGATTGAGATTCGTGATCCTCAGGATAATAGTATCATTGATACAGTACCAGCAGCATCAGCTGAAGATATGATGAAATGCATTGAAGAAGCAAAAGAGGGAGCTAAAATTGCAGCTTCCATGCCCGTGCATGAACGTATGAGAATTGTCAACACTGCTGCGAATTATATTGAGCAACATGCAGAGAAATATGCGCGAACAATCTCAAGAGAAGGAAGTAAGACCATTCGCGAAGCAACAAAAGAAGTAGCTAGATGTATACAAACACTTCGAATAAGTGCAGAGGAAGCAAGGCGGATCCATGGTGAGACAATCCCGTTTGATCAAATGCCTGGAAGTGAGGATCGAGTTGGTTATTATTATCGTTTCCCAATTGGTATTATCGGTGCCATTACTCCGTTTAATGATCCACTGAACCTTGTTGCACATAAAGTAGGACCGGCAATCGCTTCAGGAAATGCGATTATCGTTAAGCCAGCAACTGTCACACCGTTAAGTGCTTTGTTGTTAGCTGAAGCATTCGCACAAGCAGGACTACCACCTAAAGTGTTATCAGTGATAACGGGATATGGAAGTGAAATTGGTGATACATTAGTTACCCATCCTGCCGTTCGAATGATTTCCTTTACAGGAGGTTTAGATGCAGGAGAGGAAATAACACGAAAAGCCGGATTAAAAAAGATTAGTATGGAGCTTGGTTCAAATTCTCCAGTTATCGTACTCGAAGACGCCGATCTACAAGAAGCTGTAGAATCATCTGTCTCAGGTGCCTTTTGGGCAGCGGGACAAAATTGCCTAGGTGTTCAAAGAATATATATCCAAGAAAGTATATTCCATGAATTTCAAACGAGATTTGTTGAGCGAACAAACCAATATTGTGTTGGGGATAAACAATCTGAACGAACAGACATGGGACCTCTTATCAATGAAAAGGAAGCAATTCGTGTTGAGGGATTGGTTAATGAAGCGATCGGAAAAGGTGCAGTCCTATTAACAGGTGGTGAGCGAAATGGCGCTTTTTATTCCCCGACTGTACTCACAAACGTACCAGAAAATTGTACGGTTGCAAAAGATGAAATTTTTGGACCAGTTGTGCTCCTTTTCTCAGTTTCAGATCTGGATACAGCGATAGAGAAAGCAAATGATGTTGATTATGGTTTACAAGCTGGAGTTTTTACTAATGATGTTAGAAAAGCTTACAAGGCGATTGCGAAAATGGATGTTGGTGGTATCATGATCAATGACTCAAGTGATTATCGAATTGATGCTATGCCATTTGGAGGTACAAAAAAGTCTGGGCTTGGGCGTGAAGGCATCAAATTTGCGATCGAGGAAATGACAGAACAAAAAGTTGTCTGCTTTAAATTATCTATCTAA